The following are encoded together in the Anaerobaca lacustris genome:
- the ribH gene encoding 6,7-dimethyl-8-ribityllumazine synthase, which yields MMIQEIKGQLAAGKGKYGIVVSRFNEFITSKLLGGAIDCLQRHGAADEQISVVWVPGACEVPVAAKKLADSGKFAAVICLGAVIRGQTGHYEAVFQQVVRGIGQINYDTGVPTVFGVLTCETLEQAVERAGTKMGNAGANAAMTAMEMAHVMEQI from the coding sequence ATCATGATCCAGGAAATCAAAGGCCAGCTCGCCGCCGGCAAAGGCAAGTATGGCATCGTCGTCAGCCGGTTCAACGAGTTCATCACATCGAAGCTGCTCGGCGGGGCGATCGACTGTCTCCAGCGTCACGGGGCGGCCGACGAGCAGATTTCGGTGGTCTGGGTCCCGGGCGCCTGTGAGGTTCCCGTTGCGGCCAAGAAGCTGGCCGACAGCGGCAAGTTCGCCGCCGTCATCTGTCTGGGCGCCGTCATTCGGGGCCAGACCGGCCACTATGAAGCGGTGTTCCAGCAGGTCGTCCGAGGCATCGGGCAGATCAACTACGACACGGGCGTTCCGACGGTCTTCGGCGTGCTGACGTGCGAGACGCTCGAACAGGCGGTGGAGAGGGCCGGCACGAAGATGGGCAACGCCGGCGCCAACGCCGCAATGACCGCCATGGAGATGGCCCACGTAATGGAGCAGATTTAG
- the nusB gene encoding transcription antitermination factor NusB, producing MHIDKRTRARELAIQALYQLDVQGADLLPRLMGDFFTVNEPDERTRKLAWEWTRGTWEHVEVCDELIVAATIRWQFSRLSPVDRSILRLSVYQLKCCGDIPPKVVINEAIELAKRFSTEKSGPFVNGVLDAILKKLNTNPHRMEEKPRSTG from the coding sequence ATGCATATTGACAAACGAACACGGGCCAGAGAGCTTGCCATTCAGGCGCTCTACCAGTTGGACGTTCAGGGGGCCGATCTGCTCCCGCGTCTTATGGGTGACTTCTTCACCGTCAACGAGCCCGACGAACGCACCCGCAAGCTGGCCTGGGAGTGGACCCGCGGGACGTGGGAGCACGTCGAGGTCTGCGACGAGCTGATCGTCGCGGCGACCATCCGCTGGCAGTTCTCCCGTCTGTCACCGGTGGACCGGAGCATCCTGCGTCTGTCAGTCTATCAGTTGAAGTGCTGCGGCGACATTCCTCCGAAGGTGGTCATCAACGAGGCAATCGAATTGGCCAAGCGGTTCAGCACGGAGAAATCGGGCCCGTTCGTCAACGGCGTCCTCGACGCCATTTTGAAGAAGCTCAACACGAACCCGCATCGCATGGAAGAGAAGCCGAGGTCGACAGGTTGA
- a CDS encoding ParA family protein translates to MRTIAVLNQKGGVGKTTTTANIAAALAASGQRVVAIDLDPQAHLTIHLGVEPQTVQPGSYEVLTQSADFEQSLMMVRSNLWLMGANINLVGAETELVSVVGREIILREAMQSAQDRFDFCVIDCAPSLGLLSLNALAASQEVLIPLQPHFLALQGFGKLLQTVDLVNKRINRELKVSGVLLCMFDTRASLPNEVRADIERFLDNARGSACAWADARLVPTFIRRNIKLAEAPSYGKTIFEYDPTCNGAEDYRRVAQFFLGVQPAPERDEESEPAQEFAPEAVPDAQATPAETARVEWEPEAAPAGSEAGVTYEEIDDLLGDPDEPIPFDSESDPADDVESIVESELQSWSGGGHETPPSATADSEGVEPSPSPSDLRLPPVEPLIQDEGQVEAEAPDEGFGSAPIEIREVYPPVPRRYSPPPLKSYPIPPSRRSQESPTDDDASNESAPPESDSPDHLP, encoded by the coding sequence TTGAGAACGATTGCAGTCCTGAATCAGAAGGGGGGCGTCGGGAAGACGACCACGACGGCCAACATCGCCGCCGCACTGGCGGCTTCGGGTCAGAGGGTCGTCGCGATCGATCTCGACCCGCAGGCGCACCTGACGATCCATCTTGGGGTCGAGCCCCAGACGGTCCAGCCCGGCTCGTACGAAGTGCTGACGCAGTCGGCCGACTTCGAGCAGAGTCTGATGATGGTCCGCTCCAATCTCTGGCTCATGGGCGCCAACATCAATCTCGTCGGCGCCGAGACGGAGCTGGTCAGCGTGGTCGGCCGCGAGATCATCCTTCGCGAGGCGATGCAGTCGGCACAGGATCGATTCGACTTCTGCGTGATCGACTGCGCCCCGTCGCTGGGCCTGCTCTCGCTCAACGCGCTGGCGGCTTCGCAGGAGGTGCTGATCCCGCTTCAGCCTCACTTTTTGGCGCTTCAGGGTTTCGGAAAGCTGCTCCAGACGGTCGATCTGGTGAACAAGCGGATCAATCGCGAGCTGAAGGTCAGCGGCGTGCTGCTGTGCATGTTCGACACGCGGGCCTCGCTGCCGAACGAGGTGCGGGCGGACATCGAGCGGTTCCTGGACAACGCGCGCGGCTCGGCCTGCGCGTGGGCCGACGCCAGGCTGGTGCCCACATTCATCCGGCGCAATATCAAGCTGGCCGAGGCGCCGAGCTACGGCAAGACGATCTTCGAGTACGACCCGACCTGCAACGGCGCCGAGGACTACCGGCGCGTCGCGCAATTCTTCCTCGGCGTCCAGCCCGCGCCGGAACGCGATGAGGAGTCTGAACCCGCGCAGGAATTCGCGCCCGAGGCTGTGCCTGATGCCCAGGCTACCCCGGCGGAAACCGCGCGCGTCGAGTGGGAACCCGAAGCGGCGCCCGCTGGATCTGAGGCCGGAGTGACCTACGAAGAGATCGACGATCTCCTTGGGGATCCCGACGAGCCGATTCCCTTTGACTCTGAATCGGACCCTGCCGACGATGTCGAGTCCATCGTCGAGTCGGAGCTTCAGTCCTGGTCCGGCGGTGGTCATGAGACGCCGCCATCGGCGACGGCCGACTCGGAAGGCGTGGAACCATCCCCAAGTCCTTCGGACTTGAGGCTGCCACCCGTCGAGCCGCTGATTCAGGACGAAGGCCAAGTTGAAGCGGAAGCGCCGGACGAGGGCTTCGGATCGGCGCCGATCGAGATTCGAGAGGTCTATCCGCCGGTGCCGCGACGGTACAGCCCACCCCCATTGAAGAGCTATCCCATCCCCCCATCCCGCCGGTCGCAGGAATCGCCGACCGACGACGACGCCTCGAACGAATCGGCTCCGCCCGAGTCGGACAGCCCCGATCACCTTCCATAA